One part of the Bifidobacteriaceae bacterium genome encodes these proteins:
- the hypF gene encoding carbamoyltransferase HypF — translation MLVRRHWTLRGVVQGVGFRPHVARVAQEHGVTGLVGNDEAAVFIEAQGTPGQTARFIEAVIGGLPPLAHVVSATETPGAVLAGEDQFRIVPSRRRPGARTLIPPDMAPCQDCLAEMRDPEDRRHRYPFITCTNCGPRLSIIRDLPYDRPNTTMAGFPMCPACAAEYQDPANRRYHAQPISCFDCGPRLWLADADGREIGAWEDGIGQARKLLAEGGTVAVKGIGGFTLFCDARQAGAVARLRRRKRRPGKPFAVMAASAVGAARFADFSEAQRRELVSPQRPIVLAPMGTGYDLAEEVAPGLGDVGVMLPSAPLHHLLVRGDEVYVATSGNVSGEPLRYRNEDAVADLGAVVDAFLTHDRPIHVPVEDSVLMSDAAVTVPIRRSRGYAPLPIALGDADAAVLAVGGELKNTFAVTRDGLAFLSAHIGDMGSPAAQRAFTRSVEQMAAMHGRAFDLVVADLHPDYATTRWAERYCLERGAPLVQVQHHHAHALSLLAEHGVGPDARAVVAAFDGVGYGLDGHSWGGEVLALGGTADPLDFERAWHLDEYWLPGGDAAQASPWKCAVALMDQLGLDGSGLPPLEAAAPAELALLRGLPTAAAAGLPGLIHLTTSAGRLFDAVASILGVRQHVTYEAQAAMELERLARACDHAACAAWAPELGGGVLGGSSQHPGGREPNAPGSLPGAREPNSPVGRIGVDAVQAHVNVAGTRGDDPAGRASALGAGGEGLTAALLVHTVRGARDGLERACLARRFHAGLAWITAAALSRAAEQADAEVIGLTGGVFQNRLLTRSTLALLSAADRPVLTHRLVPAGDGGLALGQARAGHALLTWANP, via the coding sequence GTGTTGGTCAGGCGCCATTGGACGTTGCGGGGGGTTGTCCAGGGCGTCGGGTTCAGGCCGCATGTGGCGCGGGTCGCCCAAGAACACGGCGTGACCGGCCTGGTGGGGAACGACGAGGCGGCCGTGTTCATCGAAGCCCAGGGCACGCCCGGGCAGACCGCCCGCTTCATCGAAGCGGTGATCGGCGGCCTGCCGCCCTTGGCGCACGTGGTCAGCGCCACCGAAACGCCCGGCGCGGTCCTGGCCGGCGAAGACCAGTTTCGGATTGTGCCCTCTCGGCGCCGGCCGGGCGCGCGCACGCTCATCCCGCCGGACATGGCGCCCTGCCAAGACTGCCTGGCCGAAATGCGGGACCCCGAAGACCGGCGGCACCGCTACCCGTTCATCACCTGCACCAACTGCGGGCCCCGACTTTCGATCATCCGGGACCTGCCCTACGACCGGCCCAACACCACCATGGCCGGCTTCCCCATGTGCCCCGCCTGCGCGGCCGAATACCAGGACCCCGCCAACCGGCGCTACCACGCGCAGCCGATCTCCTGCTTCGACTGCGGCCCCCGGCTCTGGCTGGCGGACGCGGACGGGAGGGAGATCGGGGCGTGGGAGGACGGCATCGGGCAGGCGAGAAAGCTGCTGGCCGAAGGGGGGACCGTCGCGGTCAAGGGGATTGGCGGGTTCACGCTGTTCTGCGACGCGCGACAGGCGGGCGCGGTGGCGCGGCTGCGGCGGCGCAAACGGCGGCCGGGCAAACCGTTCGCGGTCATGGCGGCGAGCGCAGTCGGCGCCGCGCGGTTCGCGGACTTCTCCGAGGCCCAGCGGCGCGAACTCGTCAGCCCGCAGCGCCCCATCGTGTTGGCGCCCATGGGCACCGGCTACGACCTGGCCGAAGAGGTCGCGCCCGGCCTTGGGGACGTGGGCGTGATGCTGCCCTCGGCGCCCTTGCACCACTTGTTGGTGCGCGGCGACGAGGTCTACGTCGCCACCAGCGGAAACGTCTCCGGCGAGCCGCTCCGGTACCGCAACGAGGACGCCGTGGCGGACTTGGGCGCGGTGGTGGACGCCTTCTTGACCCACGACCGCCCCATCCACGTCCCGGTGGAGGATTCGGTCTTGATGTCCGATGCCGCCGTCACAGTCCCGATCCGCCGCTCGCGTGGGTACGCGCCGCTGCCGATAGCCCTTGGCGACGCCGATGCCGCCGTGTTGGCCGTGGGGGGCGAGCTCAAGAACACGTTCGCGGTCACCAGGGACGGGCTGGCGTTCTTGTCGGCGCACATCGGGGATATGGGCTCGCCGGCGGCGCAGCGGGCGTTCACCCGTTCCGTGGAGCAGATGGCGGCCATGCACGGGCGCGCGTTTGACCTGGTGGTGGCCGATTTGCACCCCGACTACGCCACCACGCGGTGGGCGGAACGGTACTGCTTAGAGCGGGGGGCTCCTTTGGTCCAGGTGCAGCACCACCACGCGCACGCGCTCAGCTTGCTGGCGGAGCACGGCGTGGGGCCGGACGCGCGCGCGGTGGTGGCCGCCTTCGACGGCGTGGGCTACGGCTTGGACGGGCACAGCTGGGGCGGGGAGGTGCTGGCGCTGGGCGGAACGGCCGACCCGCTCGACTTCGAGCGGGCTTGGCACCTGGACGAATACTGGCTTCCGGGCGGGGACGCCGCGCAGGCCTCGCCGTGGAAGTGCGCCGTGGCGCTGATGGACCAACTGGGGTTGGACGGGTCGGGGTTACCGCCGCTGGAGGCGGCCGCGCCTGCGGAGTTGGCGTTGCTGCGCGGCCTACCCACCGCCGCGGCGGCCGGCCTGCCTGGCCTGATCCACCTGACCACTTCGGCGGGGCGGCTGTTCGACGCGGTCGCGTCGATCCTGGGGGTCCGCCAGCATGTCACCTATGAGGCGCAGGCGGCCATGGAACTGGAGCGCCTGGCCCGCGCCTGCGATCACGCCGCGTGCGCGGCGTGGGCTCCGGAGTTGGGCGGCGGCGTTTTGGGCGGATCCAGCCAGCATCCGGGAGGCCGGGAGCCGAACGCCCCTGGCTCGCTTCCCGGCGCCCGTGAGCCGAACTCCCCGGTAGGACGCATCGGCGTAGATGCCGTCCAGGCCCACGTCAACGTCGCGGGCACCCGCGGTGACGATCCGGCCGGCCGGGCCAGCGCCCTCGGCGCGGGGGGCGAGGGTTTGACCGCCGCATTGCTGGTCCACACGGTGCGCGGCGCGCGTGACGGGCTGGAACGCGCCTGCCTGGCGCGGCGCTTCCACGCGGGCCTGGCCTGGATCACGGCCGCCGCCTTGAGCCGGGCCGCCGAACAGGCGGATGCCGAAGTGATAGGCCTGACCGGCGGCGTTTTCCAGAACCGGCTCCTGACCCGCTCGACGCTCGCGCTATTGTCAGCGGCAGATCGCCCAGTCCTAACCCACCGCCTGGTCCCGGCAGGCGACGGCGGCCTGGCCTTGGGCCAGGCGCGGGCCGGCCACGCCCTGCTGACCTGGGCAAACCCCTAA
- a CDS encoding type II toxin-antitoxin system VapC family toxin, which produces MTLLLDANMLSEMRKRECLRNRGVKAWERETDLSAAFLSAITVSELATWVALVKRRDAAQGPLIEQWFHGRVLELFGPRILPVDTGIAVRAGLLHVPDPRDYRDAFIAATALVHGLTIVTRNVAGFAPTGAKVFNPFT; this is translated from the coding sequence GTGACCCTGCTCCTTGACGCCAACATGCTGTCGGAAATGCGCAAACGCGAGTGCCTGCGCAACCGGGGAGTCAAAGCGTGGGAGCGAGAGACGGACCTGTCGGCGGCGTTTCTTTCAGCCATCACCGTGTCGGAATTGGCGACCTGGGTGGCTCTGGTCAAACGCAGAGACGCCGCGCAGGGGCCGCTCATAGAACAGTGGTTCCATGGCCGGGTGCTTGAGTTGTTCGGTCCCCGCATACTGCCGGTGGACACAGGAATAGCCGTGCGGGCCGGCCTTCTTCACGTCCCCGACCCGCGCGACTATCGAGACGCGTTCATCGCGGCCACGGCCTTGGTGCACGGCCTGACCATCGTCACCCGCAATGTTGCCGGCTTCGCCCCCACGGGGGCCAAGGTCTTCAACCCGTTCACCTGA
- a CDS encoding hydrogenase maturation nickel metallochaperone HypA yields the protein MHELSLCRSIYAITARAAGGRRVTQVELDVGQLRQVVPETLARCWDVVIASTPLEGAALAVNHIPARAVCQDCGASLTLGPALKMVCGACGGRALRIETGEEFLVRSIDVAGDPAP from the coding sequence GTGCATGAACTGTCGCTGTGCCGATCCATTTACGCGATCACGGCGCGCGCGGCCGGCGGCAGGCGTGTCACCCAGGTGGAACTCGATGTGGGCCAGTTGCGGCAGGTGGTCCCGGAGACCCTTGCCCGCTGTTGGGACGTGGTGATCGCGTCCACGCCGTTGGAGGGCGCCGCCCTGGCGGTCAACCACATCCCCGCGCGGGCGGTGTGCCAAGATTGTGGGGCGAGCCTGACGCTTGGCCCCGCGCTCAAAATGGTTTGCGGCGCCTGCGGCGGGCGGGCGCTGCGGATCGAAACCGGTGAGGAATTCCTGGTGCGATCCATCGACGTCGCGGGCGACCCGGCCCCGTGA
- the hypB gene encoding hydrogenase nickel incorporation protein HypB, with translation MGRFHRHDDGTVHSHGPEEGAGHAHTHGPDGGAGDHQHTHHDEHGPDGAESHAHTHGPDEGEGPTHTHGPGDPTGHGHAHHDAPGGHDGIGHGGDHAEDIGDHSGYQTGPERIQVLERIFDENDAAAAANRAKLDAAGVRAVNVMSSPGAGKTTLLAQTLDALAGRVRCGVVEGDIETSLDADKLRGRGAQIALVNTGAGFGGECHLDAPMVAHALGGLDLESLDLLLIENVGNLVCPAEFDVGAHRKAMVFSVTEGEDKPLKYPVMFRTVDAVVLNKVDLLPYVPFDAEAFLANLRQVNPTAVLIETNALTGEGVRQWIEWLEGELVN, from the coding sequence ATGGGACGGTTCCACAGGCACGATGACGGCACGGTTCACTCGCACGGGCCAGAGGAAGGCGCTGGCCACGCGCACACGCACGGCCCTGACGGCGGTGCCGGCGACCACCAGCACACGCACCATGACGAGCACGGCCCTGATGGCGCCGAGTCCCACGCGCACACGCACGGCCCTGACGAGGGCGAAGGCCCTACACACACGCACGGGCCAGGCGACCCCACCGGCCACGGCCACGCGCACCATGACGCGCCCGGCGGCCACGACGGCATCGGGCATGGGGGCGACCACGCCGAGGACATCGGCGACCACTCGGGCTACCAGACGGGGCCGGAGCGGATCCAGGTGCTGGAGCGCATCTTCGACGAGAACGACGCGGCGGCGGCGGCCAACCGGGCCAAGCTTGACGCCGCCGGCGTGCGGGCCGTCAACGTGATGTCCTCGCCGGGGGCGGGCAAGACCACCTTGTTGGCGCAGACGCTGGACGCCCTGGCGGGGAGGGTGCGCTGCGGCGTGGTGGAGGGCGACATCGAAACGTCGCTGGACGCCGACAAACTGCGCGGCCGCGGCGCCCAAATCGCGCTGGTCAACACCGGGGCGGGATTCGGCGGCGAATGCCACCTCGACGCCCCGATGGTGGCGCACGCGCTGGGCGGCTTGGACCTGGAAAGCCTGGACCTGCTGCTGATCGAGAACGTGGGCAACCTGGTTTGCCCCGCGGAATTCGACGTGGGGGCGCACCGCAAGGCGATGGTTTTCTCCGTCACGGAAGGCGAGGACAAACCGCTGAAATACCCGGTCATGTTCCGCACGGTGGACGCGGTGGTTCTCAACAAAGTGGACTTGCTCCCGTACGTGCCGTTTGACGCGGAGGCGTTCCTGGCCAACCTTCGGCAGGTCAACCCGACCGCGGTGCTGATCGAGACCAACGCTTTGACCGGCGAAGGCGTTCGGCAGTGGATCGAATGGCTGGAAGGCGAATTGGTAAACTGA
- the tatA gene encoding twin-arginine translocase TatA/TatE family subunit has product MRPWHIVVLVVVLLLVFGANKLPDLAKSIGQSLKVFKKEVRELNEEPPAAPPPAAGPGAVPPAEAPSGSAPATEDPPGT; this is encoded by the coding sequence ATGAGACCCTGGCACATTGTTGTCCTGGTTGTTGTGCTGTTGCTGGTGTTCGGCGCGAACAAGCTGCCGGACCTCGCCAAGTCGATCGGCCAGTCGCTGAAAGTGTTCAAGAAGGAAGTGCGCGAGTTGAACGAGGAGCCGCCGGCGGCTCCGCCGCCCGCCGCCGGGCCGGGCGCGGTCCCGCCCGCTGAGGCGCCTAGCGGATCGGCTCCGGCCACGGAGGACCCGCCCGGCACATGA
- a CDS encoding twin-arginine translocase subunit TatC yields MTGPDRPDAKTMRVAAHFRELRKRLVLALVGVGLASVAGWFLYEPAVAFISEPLVQIDDTNAQLNFQTISAALDLKLKVACWLGLLVASPWWIFQAAAFIGPGLNRREKLHTVVFGLVGLVLFAAGAFSGVIVAPRAVQILVSFVPEDGAALISAASYVSFYTYLVVAFGLSFLVPELLVAANFAGLVKARSLVKAWRVAVIAAFTFAAVINPIPSPVPMIIQALGMLALYYLAALVAYLHERRAAKRAADD; encoded by the coding sequence ATGACCGGACCTGATCGCCCGGACGCCAAGACCATGCGGGTGGCCGCGCATTTCCGGGAACTGCGCAAGCGCCTGGTCTTGGCGCTGGTGGGCGTGGGTTTGGCCAGCGTGGCGGGATGGTTCCTGTACGAACCCGCGGTGGCGTTCATCTCCGAGCCGCTGGTCCAAATCGACGACACCAACGCGCAACTGAACTTCCAGACCATCTCAGCGGCCTTGGACTTGAAACTGAAGGTCGCGTGCTGGCTGGGCCTGCTGGTGGCCAGCCCGTGGTGGATCTTCCAGGCCGCCGCGTTCATTGGCCCGGGCTTGAACCGCCGCGAGAAACTGCACACGGTCGTGTTTGGCCTGGTGGGGCTGGTCTTGTTCGCGGCGGGCGCCTTTTCCGGGGTGATCGTGGCGCCCCGCGCGGTTCAGATCCTGGTGTCTTTTGTCCCGGAGGACGGGGCGGCGTTGATCTCGGCCGCCTCCTATGTCAGCTTCTACACCTATCTGGTGGTGGCGTTCGGACTGTCTTTCCTGGTCCCGGAGTTGCTGGTGGCGGCCAACTTCGCGGGCTTGGTGAAAGCGCGCTCGCTGGTCAAGGCGTGGCGCGTGGCCGTGATCGCCGCCTTCACGTTCGCGGCGGTCATCAACCCGATCCCCAGCCCCGTGCCCATGATCATCCAGGCCCTGGGCATGCTGGCCCTCTACTACCTGGCGGCCCTGGTCGCCTACCTCCACGAGCGCCGCGCCGCCAAACGCGCCGCCGACGACTGA
- a CDS encoding HypC/HybG/HupF family hydrogenase formation chaperone: MCVAVPTRIVEIQPGPLPMARLEPGAQPATCCLAYVPEAQVGDYVLVQQGFAVELLDPESAALSLAAFAELGFIPTPPTSAGPPGE; the protein is encoded by the coding sequence ATGTGCGTGGCAGTGCCGACCAGGATCGTTGAGATCCAGCCGGGCCCGCTGCCCATGGCGCGCCTGGAGCCGGGCGCCCAGCCCGCCACCTGCTGCCTGGCCTATGTGCCGGAGGCCCAGGTGGGCGACTACGTGCTGGTGCAGCAGGGCTTCGCCGTCGAGTTGCTGGACCCCGAATCTGCGGCGCTGTCTCTGGCCGCCTTCGCGGAACTCGGGTTCATCCCCACGCCACCCACTTCCGCGGGGCCTCCGGGCGAGTAG
- a CDS encoding nickel-dependent hydrogenase large subunit, whose translation MTLRLIVDQPVDGVGANVVVEFSPAGAVLDARLDLSILPRLEPLLLGRPVEQVPPLVERLCGVCPAAHHLAGVAALEALHGIGPIPAEARRIRRLLHYGSVLTMHATSFFAAGREDGLALRKLGKLAQAAAGSPGHFPASAVVGGVSGALVPDAAQACVDAAPAALTVARDLFGWALNVGPGGGSSGEATRGAGADHRGRGEAGAGSEPRADRIEQGTDLGGRADGWDGADGIGQGARSGGDTGRTGRRDGADGIGQQGFLGADVALVDADGRLDPLGARLRAVGPDGAVVVDGATADEWDELVAEERPGEAASRPYLLAGGPELGRYRVGPVAQLRVGEPATPVAAALRGDWLARGGGTLAARAVLAVNCVEAIAELAGGAGGRGALRAEAAEGLPPQAQGRVGVGWVDGARGLLAHRYRTDQEGAVDQALILTPTAQNEYWLSRLLVQAFAAEAGELALENAIREADPCLPCVAAPAGHMGVAVKTVVVED comes from the coding sequence GTGACCTTGCGACTGATCGTCGACCAGCCGGTGGACGGCGTGGGCGCCAACGTGGTGGTGGAGTTCTCCCCGGCCGGAGCCGTCCTGGACGCCCGCCTCGACCTGTCGATCCTGCCCCGGTTGGAGCCGCTGCTGCTAGGCCGCCCCGTCGAACAGGTCCCACCGCTGGTGGAGCGCCTCTGCGGCGTCTGCCCCGCCGCGCACCACCTGGCCGGCGTGGCCGCGCTGGAGGCATTGCACGGGATTGGCCCGATCCCCGCCGAAGCCCGCCGCATCCGCCGCCTGCTGCACTACGGCTCGGTCCTCACAATGCACGCGACCAGTTTCTTCGCCGCCGGCCGCGAGGACGGGCTGGCGTTGCGAAAGCTCGGCAAGCTAGCCCAGGCCGCCGCCGGCTCGCCCGGCCACTTCCCCGCCAGCGCGGTGGTTGGCGGGGTGTCCGGCGCCTTGGTGCCCGATGCCGCCCAAGCTTGCGTTGACGCCGCCCCCGCCGCCCTGACAGTGGCGCGGGACTTGTTCGGCTGGGCCCTGAACGTCGGCCCGGGTGGCGGCTCGTCAGGCGAGGCCACGCGAGGCGCCGGCGCTGACCATCGCGGCCGCGGCGAAGCAGGCGCGGGCTCTGAGCCCCGCGCAGACCGGATCGAGCAAGGCACCGACCTTGGCGGACGGGCGGACGGGTGGGACGGAGCGGACGGCATCGGGCAGGGTGCCCGCTCGGGTGGTGACACGGGACGGACGGGAAGGCGGGACGGCGCGGACGGCATCGGGCAACAGGGGTTCCTCGGGGCGGACGTGGCGTTGGTGGACGCGGACGGGCGGTTGGATCCTCTGGGGGCGCGCCTGCGGGCGGTCGGCCCGGACGGCGCGGTGGTAGTGGACGGCGCGACGGCCGACGAATGGGACGAACTGGTGGCGGAGGAGCGGCCGGGGGAGGCGGCATCGCGACCGTATTTGCTGGCGGGCGGCCCGGAACTGGGCCGCTACCGGGTCGGGCCCGTCGCGCAACTGCGGGTCGGGGAACCGGCCACGCCGGTGGCGGCCGCGTTGCGTGGCGACTGGCTGGCGCGCGGCGGCGGAACGCTGGCGGCGCGGGCGGTCTTGGCGGTCAACTGCGTGGAGGCCATCGCCGAACTCGCGGGCGGCGCCGGCGGGCGGGGGGCCCTGCGGGCCGAGGCCGCTGAAGGCCTGCCGCCCCAGGCCCAGGGCCGGGTCGGCGTGGGCTGGGTGGACGGCGCGCGGGGGCTGCTGGCGCACCGCTACCGGACCGACCAAGAAGGCGCGGTTGATCAGGCGCTGATTCTGACGCCCACCGCGCAGAACGAATACTGGCTGTCGCGGCTGTTGGTCCAGGCGTTCGCGGCGGAAGCGGGAGAATTGGCTCTGGAGAACGCGATCCGGGAGGCGGATCCGTGCTTGCCGTGCGTGGCCGCCCCGGCCGGACACATGGGCGTGGCGGTCAAGACCGTGGTTGTCGAGGATTGA
- a CDS encoding hydrogenase maturation nickel metallochaperone HypA produces the protein MHELGLLRSVVRAVDAAAAKAGAGAVERVGLRVGELSGAVPEALAGAWPVATAR, from the coding sequence GTGCATGAATTGGGTCTGCTCAGGTCCGTGGTGCGGGCGGTGGACGCCGCCGCCGCCAAGGCCGGTGCGGGCGCGGTGGAGCGGGTCGGGTTGCGGGTGGGCGAACTGTCCGGCGCGGTCCCGGAGGCGCTGGCGGGAGCCTGGCCCGTCGCGACCGCCCGCTAG
- a CDS encoding GNAT family N-acetyltransferase has translation MKRFLSEELRQDHGVSDFSCGNLVLDDWLRRLAWRAQAQGTARTVVWVEDARVMAYYSIAPTLVSAEGLNRRTAGGVTSVPGFLLGRLALDRSAQGRGFGTHLLLDALDSICRAAAISSGRVIVVDPINDEAASFYAHHGFEAIKNSPRMVMLASRARESLR, from the coding sequence ATGAAGCGGTTCCTGTCGGAAGAGTTGAGGCAAGACCACGGGGTTTCCGATTTCTCTTGCGGCAATCTGGTTCTCGACGATTGGCTGCGCCGATTGGCTTGGCGCGCGCAGGCGCAGGGCACGGCGCGCACCGTCGTTTGGGTGGAGGACGCGCGCGTCATGGCCTATTACTCGATCGCCCCAACCTTGGTCTCCGCAGAGGGGCTAAACCGTCGAACGGCGGGCGGTGTCACTTCTGTTCCGGGGTTCCTTCTTGGCAGGCTGGCCCTGGACCGATCCGCCCAGGGGCGAGGATTCGGAACGCACCTGTTGCTTGACGCCTTGGACTCAATCTGCCGGGCGGCGGCGATCAGCAGCGGGCGGGTGATAGTGGTTGACCCGATCAACGATGAGGCCGCCTCCTTCTATGCCCACCACGGCTTCGAGGCCATCAAGAACTCGCCCCGCATGGTGATGCTCGCAAGCCGCGCCCGCGAATCCCTGCGCTGA
- a CDS encoding DUF1778 domain-containing protein yields the protein MGAKTRRLEARVDEETMRTLASAAEVLGESVSAFVVGAAMDQANLVLSRADRTLMPADQFASLVAALDRAPEPIPELARHAGRETPFERG from the coding sequence ATGGGCGCCAAGACTCGAAGGCTTGAGGCGCGCGTGGACGAGGAGACTATGCGGACGTTGGCTTCGGCGGCCGAGGTGTTGGGGGAGTCGGTCTCCGCTTTCGTGGTCGGCGCGGCCATGGACCAAGCGAACCTGGTGTTGAGCCGGGCAGACCGCACGCTGATGCCGGCCGATCAATTCGCGTCCCTGGTCGCCGCGCTCGACCGCGCCCCTGAGCCGATTCCGGAATTGGCGCGCCACGCAGGGCGCGAGACGCCGTTCGAGCGCGGATGA
- a CDS encoding hydrogenase maturation nickel metallochaperone HypA yields the protein MHELGLLRSVVRAVDAAAVKAGAGSVERVGLRVGELSGAVPEALAGAWPIATAGTRLAGAILEVEELGAAIWCDACGSEQPVDQFYALRCPACGAPCGNLVRGREFEVAFADAS from the coding sequence GTGCATGAATTGGGTCTGCTCAGGTCCGTGGTGCGGGCGGTGGACGCCGCCGCGGTCAAGGCCGGGGCGGGCTCGGTGGAGCGTGTCGGGTTGCGTGTGGGCGAGTTGTCCGGCGCGGTCCCGGAGGCACTGGCGGGGGCATGGCCCATCGCGACTGCGGGCACCCGGCTCGCGGGCGCCATCCTGGAAGTCGAGGAGTTGGGCGCCGCCATCTGGTGCGACGCCTGCGGTTCGGAGCAGCCTGTGGACCAGTTCTACGCGCTCAGATGCCCGGCCTGCGGCGCGCCCTGCGGCAACCTGGTCCGAGGCCGTGAATTCGAGGTCGCCTTCGCCGACGCGAGTTAG
- a CDS encoding PIN domain-containing protein: MRTDLPDVNVLVALFMAAHEHHDAAHRWLAGAARFATTPFTEAGLLRVLMTRTPVGDPLTGAQALDRLRELRELPGAVFWPDDTSLADLRAVTAHLYGPGQITGTHLLNLAIARGGRLATFDKGIAAPLSPKHRRNVLELG, from the coding sequence ATGAGGACTGACCTACCGGACGTCAATGTTCTGGTGGCGCTGTTCATGGCGGCCCACGAGCACCATGACGCGGCCCACCGGTGGCTGGCTGGCGCGGCCAGGTTCGCCACGACCCCGTTCACGGAGGCGGGCCTCCTCCGGGTGTTGATGACCCGCACGCCGGTCGGCGATCCGCTCACCGGTGCCCAAGCCCTCGACCGTTTGCGGGAACTGCGTGAGCTACCGGGCGCGGTCTTCTGGCCCGACGACACCTCCCTGGCGGACCTCCGGGCCGTCACAGCACACCTATACGGCCCTGGGCAGATCACTGGCACGCACCTGCTCAACCTCGCAATCGCCCGGGGCGGCCGTCTCGCCACGTTCGACAAGGGCATCGCCGCGCCGCTGAGCCCCAAACACCGCCGGAACGTGCTCGAACTGGGCTGA
- a CDS encoding hydrogenase maturation protease, translating to MTGPVPLSPASKPGLSAAAARATVLAVGNTIMSDDGIGPELLASLREARPEAAVEYVDGGIGGLDLLPVVEDAERLLILDAVAGEVPGQVVRLDGDQLPRLLAAKLSPHQIGLLDVFSAARLLGREPKEIVVIGVVPGRVDLAVGLTPAVQAAIPAATAQAAAVLDSWL from the coding sequence ATGACCGGTCCGGTTCCGCTCTCACCCGCGTCCAAACCAGGCCTCTCTGCCGCCGCGGCGCGTGCCACCGTGCTGGCGGTCGGCAACACGATCATGTCCGACGACGGGATTGGCCCGGAGTTGTTGGCCAGCTTGCGCGAAGCGCGGCCGGAAGCCGCTGTCGAGTACGTGGACGGCGGCATCGGCGGCTTGGACCTGCTGCCGGTCGTGGAGGACGCCGAACGGCTGCTGATCTTGGACGCCGTGGCCGGGGAGGTCCCCGGCCAGGTGGTGCGGCTTGACGGCGACCAGTTGCCCCGGCTGCTGGCCGCCAAACTGTCGCCGCATCAAATCGGGCTGCTGGACGTGTTCAGCGCGGCCCGCCTGCTGGGCCGCGAGCCGAAGGAGATCGTGGTGATTGGGGTTGTGCCTGGGCGGGTGGACCTCGCGGTGGGTCTGACCCCGGCGGTCCAGGCCGCCATCCCGGCGGCCACGGCCCAGGCGGCCGCAGTCCTGGACAGCTGGCTTTGA